Proteins encoded by one window of Streptomyces sp. ALI-76-A:
- a CDS encoding metal-sensitive transcriptional regulator produces MTTTEAGAQAPSAAGEPETVTDHDRGVHGYHKQKDEHLKRLRRIEGQIRGLQRMVDEDVYCIDILTQVSASTKALQSFALQLLEEHLRHCVADAAVKGGTEIDAKVAEATKAIGRLLRT; encoded by the coding sequence ATGACGACCACAGAGGCCGGCGCGCAAGCGCCCTCCGCCGCCGGGGAGCCGGAGACCGTGACGGACCACGACCGCGGTGTGCACGGGTACCACAAGCAGAAGGACGAACACCTCAAGCGGCTGCGCCGCATCGAGGGCCAGATCCGGGGCTTGCAGCGGATGGTCGACGAGGACGTCTACTGCATCGACATACTCACCCAGGTGTCCGCCTCCACCAAGGCGTTGCAGTCCTTCGCCCTGCAACTGCTGGAGGAACACCTGCGGCACTGCGTCGCCGACGCGGCTGTCAAGGGCGGCACCGAGATCGACGCGAAAGTGGCGGAGGCCACGAAGGCGATCGGCCGGCTGCTGCGCACCTGA
- a CDS encoding DUF47 family protein, which produces MRFRLTPRETSFYDMFAASADNIVTGSKLLMELLGADASARAEIAERMRAAEHAGDDATHAIFHQLNSSFITPFDREDIYNLASSLDDIMDFMEEAVDLVVLYNVEELPKGVEQQIEVLARAAELTAEAMPNLRTMENLTEYWIEVNRLENQADQIHRKLLAMLFNGKYEAIEVLKLKQIVDVLEEAADAFEHVANTVETIAVKES; this is translated from the coding sequence GTGCGCTTTCGTCTGACCCCCAGGGAGACGAGCTTCTACGACATGTTCGCCGCGTCCGCGGACAACATCGTCACGGGCTCCAAGCTCCTCATGGAACTGCTCGGGGCGGACGCTTCCGCCCGGGCCGAGATCGCAGAGCGTATGCGGGCCGCCGAACACGCGGGTGACGATGCCACGCACGCGATCTTCCACCAGCTGAACTCCTCGTTCATCACGCCGTTCGACCGTGAGGACATCTACAACCTCGCGTCCTCCCTCGACGACATCATGGACTTCATGGAGGAGGCCGTCGACCTCGTCGTCCTCTACAACGTGGAGGAACTGCCCAAGGGCGTCGAGCAGCAGATCGAGGTGCTGGCGCGGGCGGCCGAGCTGACCGCGGAGGCCATGCCGAACCTCCGCACGATGGAGAACCTCACCGAGTACTGGATCGAGGTCAACCGGCTGGAGAACCAGGCCGACCAGATCCACCGGAAGCTGCTCGCCATGCTCTTCAACGGCAAGTACGAGGCCATCGAGGTGCTGAAGCTCAAGCAGATCGTCGACGTCCTCGAAGAGGCCGCCGACGCCTTCGAGCACGTGGCCAACACGGTGGAGACCATCGCGGTCAAGGAGTCCTGA
- a CDS encoding inorganic phosphate transporter — protein MDTFALIVTIGVALGFTYTNGFHDSANAIATSVSTRALTPRAALAMAAVMNLGGAFLGSGVAKTVSEGLIETPHGNRGMWILFAALVGAIVWNLVTWYFGLPSSSSHALFGGMVGAALAGGIDVLWSGVLEKVVIPMFISPVVGLVAGYLVMCAILWMFRKSNPHKAKRGFRIAQTVSAAGMALGHGLQDAQKTMGIVVMALVIADVEQAGDPIPIWVKVACALMLSLGTYAGGWRIMRTLGRKIIELDPPQGFAAETTGASIMFTTAFIFHAPISTTHVITSAIMGVGATKRVNAVRWGVAKNIILGWFITMPAAAAVAAVAFGLVNLAFL, from the coding sequence ATGGACACCTTCGCCTTGATCGTGACCATCGGTGTCGCGCTCGGATTCACCTATACCAACGGCTTCCACGACTCGGCCAACGCCATCGCCACGTCCGTGTCCACGCGTGCCCTGACGCCGCGTGCGGCGCTCGCGATGGCCGCGGTGATGAACCTCGGCGGCGCGTTCCTGGGCAGCGGGGTCGCCAAGACCGTCAGCGAGGGTCTGATCGAGACCCCGCACGGCAACCGGGGCATGTGGATCCTGTTCGCCGCCCTGGTGGGCGCGATCGTCTGGAACCTGGTCACCTGGTACTTCGGCCTGCCCTCGTCCTCCTCGCACGCGCTGTTCGGCGGCATGGTGGGCGCGGCGCTCGCGGGCGGTATCGACGTTCTCTGGTCCGGCGTCCTGGAGAAGGTCGTCATCCCGATGTTCATCTCCCCGGTCGTCGGCCTGGTCGCCGGTTACCTGGTGATGTGCGCGATCCTGTGGATGTTCCGCAAGTCCAACCCGCACAAGGCCAAGCGCGGCTTCCGCATAGCCCAGACCGTGTCAGCGGCCGGCATGGCCCTCGGCCACGGACTCCAGGACGCCCAGAAGACGATGGGCATCGTGGTGATGGCCCTGGTCATCGCCGACGTCGAGCAGGCCGGCGACCCGATCCCGATCTGGGTGAAGGTCGCCTGCGCGCTCATGCTCTCGCTCGGTACGTACGCGGGCGGCTGGCGCATCATGCGCACGCTCGGGCGGAAGATCATCGAGCTGGACCCGCCGCAGGGCTTCGCCGCCGAGACCACCGGCGCGTCGATCATGTTCACCACGGCGTTCATCTTCCACGCCCCCATCTCCACCACCCACGTCATCACGTCCGCGATCATGGGCGTCGGCGCCACGAAGCGGGTGAACGCCGTGCGCTGGGGTGTCGCCAAGAACATCATCCTGGGCTGGTTCATCACCATGCCGGCGGCGGCGGCCGTGGCGGCCGTCGCGTTCGGCCTGGTGAACCTCGCGTTCCTGTGA
- the pstB gene encoding phosphate ABC transporter ATP-binding protein PstB, which produces MAKRIDVSGLTAYYGSHKAIEDISMTVEPRSVTAFIGPSGCGKSTFLRTLNRMHEVTTGGRVEGKVLLDDEDLYGHGIDPVSVRREVGMVFQRPNPFPTMSIFDNVAAGLRLNGSYKKSELNDVVEKSLKGANLWNEVKDRLNKPGSGLSGGQQQRLCIARAIAVEPNVLLMDEPCSALDPISTLAIEDLIGELKERFTIVIVTHNMQQAARVSDRTAFFNLSAVGQPGRLIEVDETERIFSNPSVQATEDYISGRFG; this is translated from the coding sequence ATGGCCAAGCGAATCGACGTAAGCGGGCTCACCGCCTACTACGGATCCCACAAGGCGATCGAGGACATCTCGATGACGGTCGAGCCGCGTTCGGTGACGGCCTTCATCGGCCCGTCCGGCTGCGGCAAGTCGACGTTCCTGCGCACGCTGAACCGGATGCACGAGGTCACCACGGGCGGCCGCGTTGAGGGCAAGGTGCTGCTGGACGACGAGGACCTGTACGGGCACGGGATCGACCCGGTCTCCGTGCGCCGCGAGGTCGGCATGGTGTTCCAGCGCCCGAACCCGTTCCCCACCATGTCGATCTTCGACAACGTGGCGGCCGGGCTGCGCCTGAACGGCAGCTACAAGAAGTCGGAACTGAACGACGTCGTCGAGAAGTCGCTCAAGGGCGCGAACCTCTGGAACGAGGTCAAGGACCGCCTGAACAAGCCGGGTTCCGGTCTGTCGGGTGGTCAGCAGCAGCGTCTGTGCATCGCGCGGGCCATCGCGGTGGAGCCGAACGTCCTGCTCATGGACGAGCCCTGCTCCGCTCTCGACCCGATCTCGACGCTCGCCATCGAGGACCTGATCGGTGAGCTGAAGGAGCGCTTCACGATCGTCATCGTGACGCACAACATGCAGCAGGCCGCCCGGGTCTCGGACCGCACCGCCTTCTTCAACCTGTCGGCGGTCGGACAGCCCGGCAGGCTGATCGAGGTCGACGAGACGGAGCGGATCTTCTCCAACCCGTCGGTCCAGGCCACCGAGGACTACATCTCCGGCCGCTTCGGCTGA
- the pstA gene encoding phosphate ABC transporter permease PstA, translating to MSTSVADKRPSTLRGARLPKWSPYAIAAGSLGLGVGIGLAAGLHSRIQWGLIAAILFIAGSYVIASRVEGSRQAKDRMVTSLVWVAFLLAVVPLVSLVWTTVSRGVKVLDVYFLTHSMGLIADTEVGGGIYHAIVGSLQQVGLATLIAAPIGVLTAIYLVEYGRGNLARSVTFFVDVMTGIPSIVAGLFILSIMLMFDMQPFGFAGSLALAILMMPVVVRSTEEMLKLVPNELREASLALGIPKWRTILKVVLPTSLGGIITGVMLAVARIAGETAPVLLLVWGNSLINTNPFEGAQQSLPLYIYQQYANSAGSGAAYDRAWAAALTLIAFVMILNLVARGIARWKAPKTGR from the coding sequence ATGAGCACCTCAGTCGCCGACAAGCGCCCCAGCACCCTGCGCGGCGCCCGTCTGCCCAAGTGGTCGCCGTACGCGATCGCCGCGGGCTCCCTCGGCCTCGGCGTGGGTATCGGTCTGGCCGCCGGACTGCACAGCCGGATCCAGTGGGGCCTGATCGCCGCGATCCTCTTCATCGCCGGTTCGTACGTCATCGCCTCCCGTGTCGAGGGCAGCCGCCAGGCCAAGGACCGGATGGTGACCTCGCTCGTCTGGGTCGCCTTCCTGCTCGCCGTGGTGCCGCTGGTCTCCCTGGTGTGGACGACCGTCTCGCGCGGTGTGAAGGTCCTCGACGTCTACTTCCTGACCCACTCGATGGGCCTGATCGCCGACACCGAGGTGGGCGGCGGCATCTACCACGCCATCGTCGGCAGCCTCCAGCAGGTCGGCCTGGCCACGCTGATCGCCGCTCCGATCGGGGTGCTCACCGCGATCTACCTGGTCGAGTACGGGCGCGGCAACCTCGCCCGCTCGGTGACGTTCTTCGTGGACGTCATGACGGGCATCCCGTCGATCGTCGCCGGTCTGTTCATCCTCAGCATCATGCTGATGTTCGACATGCAGCCCTTCGGCTTCGCCGGCTCGCTGGCGCTGGCCATCCTGATGATGCCGGTCGTCGTCCGCTCCACCGAGGAGATGCTCAAGCTCGTCCCGAACGAGCTGCGCGAGGCATCCCTGGCGCTCGGCATCCCGAAGTGGCGCACGATCCTGAAGGTGGTCCTGCCCACCTCGCTCGGCGGCATCATCACCGGTGTCATGCTGGCGGTGGCCCGTATCGCGGGCGAGACGGCGCCGGTGCTGCTGCTGGTGTGGGGCAACTCGCTCATCAACACCAACCCCTTCGAGGGTGCGCAGCAGTCCCTTCCGCTGTACATCTACCAGCAGTACGCGAACAGCGCGGGCTCCGGTGCGGCGTACGACCGTGCGTGGGCGGCGGCGCTGACGCTGATCGCGTTCGTGATGATCCTGAACCTGGTGGCCCGCGGGATCGCCCGCTGGAAGGCACCCAAGACCGGTCGCTGA
- the pstC gene encoding phosphate ABC transporter permease subunit PstC codes for MDITTKNIPAPPPTPQPTVAEQKRAARGATRPGDRIFLGLSRGSGILLLVIMAAIAGFLAYRASIAISEDDANFLTAFEWNTGLIPPKFGIAVLAFGTVVSSIVAMVIAVPIAVAIALFLTHYAPRRLSGPIAYVIDLLAAVPSIVYGLWGALILVPNMTGLFSWLDEYLGWTGIFSWQGGAPRSMLTVGILLAIMILPIITNVSREVFRQAPQMIEEAALALGATRWEVIRMAVIPFGRSGVISASMLGLGRALGETMAVATVLSPTFDIQASLLDPGGGTFAQNIASKFSEASELGRDALIASGLVLFVITLLVNGAARAIIARRKEYSGANA; via the coding sequence ATGGACATAACCACGAAGAACATCCCAGCCCCGCCCCCGACCCCACAGCCGACCGTGGCCGAGCAGAAGCGCGCGGCCCGTGGCGCCACCCGACCCGGTGACCGGATCTTCCTCGGTCTCTCCCGCGGCTCGGGCATCCTGCTGCTCGTGATCATGGCCGCGATCGCGGGCTTCCTCGCCTACCGCGCCTCGATCGCGATCAGCGAGGACGACGCCAACTTCCTCACCGCCTTCGAGTGGAACACCGGCCTGATCCCGCCGAAGTTCGGCATCGCCGTGCTGGCGTTCGGCACGGTCGTCTCCTCGATCGTCGCCATGGTCATCGCGGTCCCGATCGCCGTCGCCATCGCGCTGTTCCTCACCCACTACGCCCCGCGCAGGCTGAGCGGTCCGATCGCGTACGTGATCGACCTGCTCGCCGCCGTGCCGTCCATCGTGTACGGCCTGTGGGGCGCGCTGATCCTCGTCCCCAACATGACCGGCCTCTTCAGCTGGCTGGACGAGTACCTCGGCTGGACCGGCATCTTCTCCTGGCAGGGCGGCGCGCCCCGCTCGATGCTGACCGTCGGCATCCTGCTCGCGATCATGATCCTGCCGATCATCACCAACGTGAGCCGTGAGGTCTTCCGCCAGGCTCCGCAGATGATCGAGGAGGCGGCCCTCGCCCTGGGCGCCACGCGCTGGGAGGTCATCCGCATGGCGGTGATCCCCTTCGGCCGCTCCGGTGTGATCTCCGCCTCGATGCTCGGCCTCGGCCGCGCGCTCGGCGAGACGATGGCCGTCGCCACCGTGCTCTCGCCGACCTTCGACATCCAGGCCAGCCTGCTCGACCCGGGCGGCGGCACCTTCGCCCAGAACATCGCCAGCAAGTTCAGTGAGGCCAGCGAGCTGGGCCGGGACGCGCTCATCGCCTCCGGCCTGGTCCTGTTCGTCATCACCCTGCTGGTCAACGGCGCGGCCCGTGCGATCATCGCCCGCCGCAAGGAGTACTCGGGGGCCAACGCATGA
- the pstS gene encoding phosphate ABC transporter substrate-binding protein PstS, which translates to MKLQRMNRRALTLGALAVSGALALTACGSDDTSSGGDSSASSTAAAGNIKCDDAKGQLLADGSSAQKNAIDAWVKQFTQACGVQINYKGSGSGAGITAFTQGQVAFAGSDSALKPEEVTASKEICSGGQAIDLPMVGGPVAVGFNVPGVDKLVLDAPTLAKIFNNKITNWNDEAIAKLNPDAQLPDLKIQAFHRSEDSGTTDNFTKYLIASAKSDWPYEGGKAWEADGGQSASGSSGIAQQVKQTSGAIGYMELSYAKDGIKAVSIDTGAAAPVDATVDNATTAIADAKVVGTGKDLALELNYATKADGAYPITLVTYEIVCDKGNKADTLPATKAFLRYIASEDGQKVLADNDYAPIPDDIIAKVRTTIEGLS; encoded by the coding sequence GTGAAGCTTCAGCGCATGAACCGGCGGGCCCTCACCCTCGGTGCTCTCGCCGTCTCCGGCGCCCTGGCCCTCACGGCGTGCGGCTCCGACGACACCAGCTCCGGTGGGGACAGCAGCGCGTCCTCGACCGCTGCCGCGGGCAACATCAAGTGCGACGACGCCAAGGGGCAGCTCCTCGCCGACGGCTCGTCCGCGCAGAAGAACGCGATCGACGCCTGGGTCAAGCAGTTCACCCAGGCCTGTGGTGTGCAGATCAACTACAAGGGCAGCGGCTCGGGCGCCGGTATCACCGCGTTCACCCAGGGCCAGGTCGCCTTCGCCGGCTCCGACTCCGCGCTGAAGCCCGAAGAGGTCACCGCCTCCAAGGAGATCTGCTCCGGCGGCCAGGCCATCGACCTTCCGATGGTCGGCGGTCCCGTCGCCGTCGGCTTCAACGTCCCGGGTGTGGACAAGCTCGTCCTGGACGCCCCGACGCTCGCCAAGATCTTCAACAACAAGATCACGAACTGGAACGACGAGGCCATCGCGAAGCTGAACCCCGACGCGCAGCTGCCCGACCTCAAGATCCAGGCGTTCCACCGCTCCGAGGACTCCGGTACCACGGACAACTTCACCAAGTACCTGATCGCCTCGGCCAAGAGCGACTGGCCCTACGAGGGCGGCAAGGCGTGGGAGGCCGACGGCGGCCAGTCCGCCTCCGGCTCCTCCGGCATCGCCCAGCAGGTGAAGCAGACCTCGGGCGCGATCGGCTACATGGAGCTGTCGTACGCCAAGGACGGCATCAAGGCGGTCAGCATCGACACCGGCGCCGCCGCCCCGGTCGACGCCACCGTGGACAACGCCACCACCGCCATCGCCGACGCCAAGGTCGTCGGCACCGGCAAGGACCTGGCGCTGGAGCTGAACTACGCGACCAAGGCCGACGGCGCCTACCCGATCACCCTCGTCACCTACGAGATCGTCTGCGACAAGGGCAACAAGGCGGACACCCTGCCCGCCACCAAGGCGTTCCTGCGCTACATCGCCTCCGAGGACGGCCAGAAGGTCCTCGCCGACAACGACTACGCGCCGATCCCCGACGACATCATCGCCAAGGTCCGCACCACCATCGAGGGCCTGAGCTGA
- a CDS encoding FAD-binding oxidoreductase, translating to MERRTFIGGTAGAFAALTTACEADRGSAARTSSSSASHPPLRATTATAAADWPALARDLDGPLVRPGDADWPAARQLYNTRFDALKPAAVAYVAHPDDIRTALAYARAHSLRVAIRNGGHSYAGWSSGDGRLIVDVSKLNRVRASGGTAVVGAGAKLIDVYRALAAKGVTIPAGSCPTVGVSGLTLGGGHGVVSRAYGLTCDSLTQATLITADGKQLTANATDHKDLFWALRGAGNGNFGVVTELRFRTHPAPQAVTAYLSWPWPRAAAVMRAWQEWGPSQPDEIWSSLHLAGTSGGSATVSVAAFSLGTYGELKNAVDRLADRVGAPASSVSLRRRGYEEAMEIYAGCSSFSTDAQCHLPGSTPGRSPQGALGRETYAARSDFFDRSLSPAGVRTLLKQLTSVRGGSGSIAFTALGGAVNRVPPTATAFVHRRSRMLAQYIASWRAGTGGSAAQAWLTAAHTAMRPYASGAAYQNYTDPTLKDWRTAYYGPAAARLTTLRKRYDPDRFFTYPQAL from the coding sequence ATGGAACGGCGTACGTTCATCGGCGGCACCGCGGGCGCGTTCGCGGCGCTGACGACGGCCTGCGAGGCCGACCGCGGCTCCGCCGCGAGAACGTCGTCGTCCTCAGCGTCTCATCCTCCGCTCAGGGCGACCACCGCCACCGCCGCCGCCGACTGGCCGGCCCTCGCCCGCGACCTCGACGGCCCCCTGGTCCGCCCGGGCGACGCGGACTGGCCGGCCGCCCGCCAGCTGTACAACACCCGCTTCGACGCCCTGAAACCCGCCGCGGTCGCCTACGTGGCACACCCCGACGACATCCGTACGGCCCTGGCGTACGCCCGCGCCCACTCCCTGCGCGTGGCGATCCGCAACGGCGGCCACTCCTACGCCGGCTGGTCCTCGGGCGACGGCCGGCTGATCGTCGACGTCTCGAAACTGAACCGCGTGCGGGCGAGCGGTGGCACCGCGGTCGTCGGCGCGGGCGCCAAGCTGATCGACGTCTACCGCGCGCTCGCCGCGAAGGGCGTGACGATCCCCGCCGGCTCCTGTCCGACCGTCGGCGTCTCCGGCCTCACCCTCGGCGGCGGCCACGGCGTCGTCTCCCGGGCGTACGGCCTGACCTGCGACAGCCTCACCCAGGCCACCCTGATCACGGCGGACGGCAAGCAGCTCACCGCGAACGCGACCGACCACAAGGACCTGTTCTGGGCCCTGCGCGGCGCGGGCAACGGCAACTTCGGCGTGGTCACGGAACTGCGCTTCCGCACCCATCCGGCCCCCCAGGCCGTGACGGCGTACCTGTCCTGGCCCTGGCCGAGGGCGGCCGCGGTGATGAGGGCGTGGCAGGAGTGGGGCCCGTCCCAGCCGGACGAGATCTGGTCGTCCCTGCACCTGGCGGGCACCTCCGGCGGCAGCGCCACCGTCTCCGTCGCCGCGTTCTCCCTGGGCACGTACGGCGAACTGAAGAACGCGGTCGACCGCCTCGCGGACCGGGTCGGCGCCCCGGCGAGCAGCGTCTCGCTCCGCCGCCGCGGCTACGAGGAGGCCATGGAGATCTACGCCGGCTGCTCCTCCTTCTCCACCGACGCCCAGTGCCATCTGCCGGGCTCCACACCGGGCCGCTCGCCACAGGGGGCGCTGGGCCGTGAGACCTACGCGGCCCGCTCGGACTTCTTCGACCGCTCGCTCTCCCCGGCCGGCGTCCGGACGCTGCTCAAGCAACTGACGTCGGTGCGCGGCGGCTCGGGCAGCATCGCGTTCACGGCGCTCGGCGGAGCGGTCAACCGGGTCCCCCCGACGGCGACCGCGTTCGTCCACCGCCGCTCGCGGATGCTGGCCCAGTACATCGCCTCCTGGCGGGCCGGCACCGGCGGCTCGGCCGCCCAGGCGTGGCTGACCGCGGCCCACACGGCGATGAGGCCGTACGCCTCGGGCGCGGCCTACCAGAACTACACCGACCCGACCCTGAAGGACTGGCGCACGGCGTACTACGGGCCCGCCGCGGCCCGCCTGACCACGCTCAGGAAGCGGTACGACCCCGACCGCTTCTTCACGTATCCGCAGGCGCTGTGA
- a CDS encoding phosphatase PAP2 family protein, which yields MAGLAESGSNPDVDLLYDINGLAKDAPAWFDRAMEYVGEYGLLIAMVLLVAACWWSVRRRGGEDAASSVAALVWAPLAAGVAVLVNVPIRGFVERPRPFLTHEGLDVLVAGKTDYSFVSDHATITMAMGVGLFVAHRRFGLFGIGLALFEGFCRIYMGVHYPTDVVGGFALGTAVALLLSPLAMALLTPVTQAVERSPRAGWLIRARGRSEDGRDTVIPGARRESAEERDLAA from the coding sequence ATGGCTGGACTCGCAGAATCCGGGTCGAACCCTGACGTCGATCTGCTGTACGACATCAACGGCCTCGCCAAGGACGCCCCCGCCTGGTTCGACCGGGCCATGGAGTACGTCGGCGAGTACGGCCTGCTGATCGCCATGGTCCTGCTCGTGGCGGCGTGCTGGTGGTCCGTACGGCGGCGGGGCGGTGAGGACGCGGCGTCCTCGGTGGCCGCGCTCGTCTGGGCGCCGCTGGCGGCCGGTGTCGCCGTGCTGGTGAACGTGCCGATACGAGGGTTCGTGGAGCGGCCCCGGCCCTTCCTCACCCACGAGGGGCTGGACGTCCTGGTCGCCGGCAAGACCGACTACTCGTTCGTGAGCGACCACGCCACGATCACCATGGCGATGGGCGTCGGACTGTTCGTCGCCCACCGGCGGTTCGGGCTGTTCGGCATAGGGCTCGCGCTGTTCGAAGGGTTCTGCCGGATCTACATGGGCGTGCACTACCCGACCGACGTCGTCGGCGGGTTCGCGCTCGGCACGGCCGTCGCGCTGCTGCTGTCCCCCCTCGCCATGGCCCTGCTGACGCCGGTCACCCAGGCGGTCGAGCGGTCGCCGCGCGCGGGGTGGCTGATCCGCGCGCGGGGCCGGTCGGAGGACGGGCGGGACACGGTGATTCCGGGGGCGCGGCGGGAGTCCGCGGAGGAGCGGGACCTCGCCGCGTAG